The Synergistaceae bacterium sequence TTCCCACGTGCCTTCCTCGTCGTACTTCCTGAGTTCGAGCATACGGGAAATCCTGCGGCGTATCGTCGGGAAATTGGTCATCAGTCCTCCCAGCCATCTCTGGTTGATGTAGAACTGCCCGCACCTTGTTGCTTCGTCGCGGATTGTCTCCTGAGCCTGACGCTTAGTCCCCACAAAGAGAACGTGCCCGCCGTTTGCGGCTGTCTCGCGGATGAAGTCATACGCACGGTCAAGGCCCTTGACGGTCTTCTGAAGGTCAATGATGTAGACTCCGTTGCGTTCGGTGAAAATATAGGGCTTCATCTTGGGGTTCCAGCGGCGTGTCTGATGTCCGAAGTGGACTCCGCATTCGAGCAACTGCTTCATACTAGCTACTGCCATAAAGAATAAATACCTCCTAAAGGTTGATATATGCGCTCATTCATAATCCCGCCGTCAAGAAGACGGGACACCTTTAACGAGAAATGAGCGTAAAGATTTGTATCGGTGTCAGGTAAGTATATCACAAGGGGAATTAGTACTGAGCACAAACTTTTGAAAGACGCGGAAGAAAAATATTGCAATGAACCTGTAAGGAAGAACACAAAAACAACGGACAAGTTTTATGCTATAATCATACTTACCGAAAATATGAAGCACACGACTTTGCGGGTGCGAACCGCAAATCTTAATCTTGTCCTGTGTCCATTATAGCATAGTGTGCGGACAAGGTGATTGTTAGTTGTGTGCAGAAATCGATTTTGCGCGCGGATTGTATCTGCATTAAGCAGTGAATATTGATTCGGCGCAATATTTATATCTATAACAATACAGGAGGCTGTTCGGACTGATGTGGAATCGCATCAAGAAGTTCATCAATGCTACAGCAATCCAAATCTTCAGTGTGTGGTACAGTCTGCCGCTGATGTTCGTAGCACTTGCCAGGAAGCTCAGGATCAGCAAGGGCGAAAGGATGCTCACCTACACTTCGGCAAATGCATTCACTAGGGTGTTCAGCAAGTTCTCACGGTACTACGGGCTGATAGAGTTTTTGCCGAAGTCTGCTGAGGACGTTACGGCGTGCAATCTCTTGACGGACACTAAGGATAGAGAGTACGCCGTAGTGATTCAAGGGCCCGTGCTGAACGGATTTACTGCGGAGAGCATCAGAGTGTACAGGAAGATATTACCGAAAGCACATATTATCGTCAGCACGTGGAAGGGCACGGACGGGAAACTTGCTGACGAGCTCCGGGAGCTTGCGGATGACGTTCTGCTTAACGAGCCGCCGGAGACAAACGGACTGCTGAACGTGAACTATCAGGCTAAATCGTCATATGCCGGAATGAAGAGAGCGAGCGAGCTGGGGATACCCTACGCGATAAAGATACGCTCCGACATGCGGATGTATACGCCGATGGTGTTCGAGTACATGAAGAGCCTGATTGAGGCGTTCCCGCTGGATGAGTCGGTCTCACAGCGGCAGAAGGAGCGGATAATTGCAACTTCAAGAGGTGGGGCTGTCGCGAGAAAGTACTTTATCCGTGATTACTTCTACTTCGGGGCAACGCGGGATCTCCTGAACTTCTTCGATTTTCCTCCTGACCCGGTAAATTACAGCGGCTTAACTACAGAGGACATAGGTCTTTACCTGCACAGCATCAAAAAATGGGTGGACGACAACGGCGAAAACCTGATACACGTATCACCCGAAATTCAGCTGACGAAATCATACCTACAGCGCACAACTACAGGCAATTGCGAGTCAACCGTAAAACGTTTCTGGGAGGATGTCAGTAAACGCTTCCTTATAGTAAGCCTTTCTGAGCTGCGGCTCTACTGGGACAAGTACAATGCTTTTAGAGTGAACTTCTGGAACATGGGGCAAACTTGGGACGGCCAGCCTAAAACGGACGAGGGCAGAGATTTCATCACTCCTCTATGCCTGTCTCTGATAAAGGGACATTTATTGTACAGCAGCAATCTTGAAGAAGCACACAGGTACAGGATTGAGCCTTTCCAT is a genomic window containing:
- the rpsB gene encoding 30S ribosomal protein S2 — its product is MAVASMKQLLECGVHFGHQTRRWNPKMKPYIFTERNGVYIIDLQKTVKGLDRAYDFIRETAANGGHVLFVGTKRQAQETIRDEATRCGQFYINQRWLGGLMTNFPTIRRRISRMLELRKYDEEGTWEEFTKKEIAMIKQEQLKLEKYLGGIANMTSTPDAIFLIDPRREEN